The following coding sequences are from one Triticum aestivum cultivar Chinese Spring chromosome 5A, IWGSC CS RefSeq v2.1, whole genome shotgun sequence window:
- the LOC123103672 gene encoding monoacylglycerol lipase isoform X1 → MWAPAASPAGRAPRPPLRLPAVVRVVVPLPVAARARRLPLQPSRLCLAAPRASEMAAAAEDGEGEGERRWWRGAEEMDAAVRRELAIRRLQEEAEEAGTGRSRREFAVFETARGDTLFTQSWTPAAADPVRGIVVLLHGLNEHSGRYDHFAKLLNDQGLKVYAMDWIGHGGSDGAHGYVSSLDHAVGDLKEFLEDVVLEENYGLPCFLFGHSTGGAIVLKAALDPCVEVHIEGLILTSPAIHVQPSHPIIKVVAPIFSVLAPKYRVSALHKRGPPVSRDPEALKIKYADPLVYTGPIRVRTGNEILRISSYLQRNLSRVTVPFLVLHGTADTITDPRASQRLYQASMSTHKSIKLYDGYLHDLLFEPERDDIANDIITWLSSRLNALHRW, encoded by the exons ATGTGGGCCCCGGCGGCCTCGCCGGCGGGCAGAGCGCCCCGACCACCCCTGCGGTTGCCGGCGGTGGTTCGGGTCGTCGTCCCGCTGCCTGTCGCGGCGAGGGCGCGGCGGCTGCCGCTGCAGCCCAGTCGGCTCTGCCTAGCCGCGCCGCGTGCATCGGAAATGGCGGCCGCGGCCGAGgacggggagggggagggggagaggaggtGGTGGAGGGGCGCGGAGGAGATGGACGCGGCTGTGAGGCGCGAGCTGGCGATCCGGAGGCTGCAGGAGGAAGCGGAGGAGGCGGGGACGGGGAGGAGTAGGCGGGAGTTCGCCGTGTTCGAGACGGCAAGGGGAGACACGCTCTTCACCCAGTCGTggactcccgccgccgccgaccccgtcag GGGTATTGTTGTTCTGCTACATGGTCTGAATGAGCATAG TGGAAGATACGACCATTTTGCAAAGTTGTTGAATGATCAAGGTCTTAAAGTTTATGCGATGGACTGGATCG GACATGGCGGAAGTGATGGTGCGCATGGTTATGTTTCATCGCTTGATCATGCTGTTGGTGACTTG AAAGAATTTTTAGAGGATGTCGTCTTAGAAGAAAACTATGGCTTGCCATGCTTCTTATTTGGCCACTCCACAGGTGGAGCTATTGTTTTGAAG GCAGCACTAGACCCTTGTGTGGAAGTTCATATAGAAGGTTTGATCTTGACCTCGCCAGCTATTCACGTTCAGCCATCTCATCCGATTATCAAA GTTGTTGCACCAATCTTCTCGGTGCTAGCTCCGAAATACCGGGTTAGTGCTTTGCATAAGAGAGGACCTCCTGTTTCCCGTGATCCAGAGGCTCTGAAGATCAAGTATGCAGATCCACTTGTGTATACTGGACCGATTAGAGTTAGAACAGGCAACGAAATCCTCCGGATATCATCATACTTGCAGAGAAACTTAAGTAGAGTTACAGTCCCTTTTCTAGTTCTTCATGGGACAGCTGACACGATAACTGACCCAAGAGCATCCCAACGACTTTACCAAGCATCAATGTCGACTCATAAATCGATAAAGCTATATGACGGATATTTGCATGACCTTCTCTTCGAGCCTGAAAGGGATGATATAGCCAATGACATCATCACTTGGTTGAGTTCAAGACTTAATGCTCTCCACAGATG GTAG
- the LOC123103672 gene encoding monoacylglycerol lipase isoform X2, with product MWAPAASPAGRAPRPPLRLPAVVRVVVPLPVAARARRLPLQPSRLCLAAPRASEMAAAAEDGEGEGERRWWRGAEEMDAAVRRELAIRRLQEEAEEAGTGRSRREFAVFETARGDTLFTQSWTPAAADPVRGIVVLLHGLNEHSGRYDHFAKLLNDQGLKVYAMDWIGHGGSDGAHGYVSSLDHAVGDLKEFLEDVVLEENYGLPCFLFGHSTGGAIVLKAALDPCVEVHIEGLILTSPAIHVQPSHPIIKVVAPIFSVLAPKYRVSALHKRGPPVSRDPEALKIKYADPLVYTGPIRVRTGNEILRISSYLQRNLSRVTVPFLVLHGTADTITDPRASQRLYQASMSTHKSIKLYDGYLHDLLFEPERDDIANDIITWLSSRLNALHRW from the exons ATGTGGGCCCCGGCGGCCTCGCCGGCGGGCAGAGCGCCCCGACCACCCCTGCGGTTGCCGGCGGTGGTTCGGGTCGTCGTCCCGCTGCCTGTCGCGGCGAGGGCGCGGCGGCTGCCGCTGCAGCCCAGTCGGCTCTGCCTAGCCGCGCCGCGTGCATCGGAAATGGCGGCCGCGGCCGAGgacggggagggggagggggagaggaggtGGTGGAGGGGCGCGGAGGAGATGGACGCGGCTGTGAGGCGCGAGCTGGCGATCCGGAGGCTGCAGGAGGAAGCGGAGGAGGCGGGGACGGGGAGGAGTAGGCGGGAGTTCGCCGTGTTCGAGACGGCAAGGGGAGACACGCTCTTCACCCAGTCGTggactcccgccgccgccgaccccgtcag GGGTATTGTTGTTCTGCTACATGGTCTGAATGAGCATAG TGGAAGATACGACCATTTTGCAAAGTTGTTGAATGATCAAGGTCTTAAAGTTTATGCGATGGACTGGATCG GACATGGCGGAAGTGATGGTGCGCATGGTTATGTTTCATCGCTTGATCATGCTGTTGGTGACTTG AAAGAATTTTTAGAGGATGTCGTCTTAGAAGAAAACTATGGCTTGCCATGCTTCTTATTTGGCCACTCCACAGGTGGAGCTATTGTTTTGAAG GCAGCACTAGACCCTTGTGTGGAAGTTCATATAGAAGGTTTGATCTTGACCTCGCCAGCTATTCACGTTCAGCCATCTCATCCGATTATCAAA GTTGTTGCACCAATCTTCTCGGTGCTAGCTCCGAAATACCGGGTTAGTGCTTTGCATAAGAGAGGACCTCCTGTTTCCCGTGATCCAGAGGCTCTGAAGATCAAGTATGCAGATCCACTTGTGTATACTGGACCGATTAGAGTTAGAACAGGCAACGAAATCCTCCGGATATCATCATACTTGCAGAGAAACTTAAGTAGAGTTACAGTCCCTTTTCTAGTTCTTCATGGGACAGCTGACACGATAACTGACCCAAGAGCATCCCAACGACTTTACCAAGCATCAATGTCGACTCATAAATCGATAAAGCTATATGACGGATATTTGCATGACCTTCTCTTCGAGCCTGAAAGGGATGATATAGCCAATGACATCATCACTTGGTTGAGTTCAAGACTTAATGCTCTCCACAGATGGTAA